AGAACCAAAGTAAACAGAAATCGCTACATTATCAACATCAAAAAGGTCTTCTGAGTAAAAAATTAAAGATATATTTCTTCCCTTGTTTTTTGTAATGTCTATGTAACTTCTTGTGTACTCTAAATTATTATATTTAATCCCTCCATTTTCAGTAGTCTTTATTGCTAAAAGTACATCACTATCTGAATCAAAAATACCCATGGCTGCACCTTTTTTATAAGCATTCCAATAAACGTAATCAAAAGAAAATAGTATTTTATAAATATTCTGAGGAAGGGTTATTCCTGTTTGAAATATACTATCGCCAGGACTAAGACTTGCTAACCAATTGCCAGAAGCAGCCCATGCGGTGTTTTTTTCTATTACCCACCCTTCACAATCTTCATAATCTCCCCAATCGCAACCCTCAAGCCAACCAACACCAGGACCAGATTCAAAACCGCCATTTACTACACTCCAAGTAGCAGCTTTTACTATTTTTGGTCCAAAAAATAAAACTGCTAAAATTGTAATCACCAAAAATGATTTTGAAAAATTTTTTTTCATTTTTTTAGTATTTTTATATGTAAAAAAGTTTATTCTTTTATTTTGGCACTATTGTAAAAAAAGTCAATAGAAAAAGCCCAATTTTTTGAGCTTCTCTTTTGTCGTTAGTCTTACCTTATTTGTTTAACTGCGGCCCCACGGGGATTTGAACCCCGGTTACCAGGTTGAGAACCTGGCGTCCTAGGCCACTAGACGATAGGGCCATCACTGATAAATATATTAACCCTTTTTAAGCGTCTTTACAAGTAAAAGACCCGCCAAAAAACCAATTAAATGAGCTCCTGTTGCAACGCCAGGTACAGGATAAAACACTTGGAACAAAATCCAAATCACTAAAAATACTACTGCGGGAACTGAAAAAAATAAAGGGAAAACAAATACCAGTAAAAAAGATTTTATTTTGTGCTTTGGAAATAAAATAAAATACCCACCAAGTATTCCTGAAATTGCGCCAGATGCCCCAACTATGGACAATAACTTTTCTTGAGATAAAAAAACAAAAATAAATGAAGCAAAAAAACCACAAAGCAAATAAAACAAAAGATAACGAAAACGCCCCATAGCGGCTTCAAGATTATTTCCAAAAACCCACAAAAACCACATATTCCCAATTAAGTGCAAAAACCCTGCATGTAGAAACATTGAAGTAAAAACAGTATAAAGTTCTTTTCCGAGAAGAATGTTTTGTGGAATTAATCCAAATTTATTAACGATAGCTTCAAGGTTATTAAAAGATAAAAAGAAAATTATTGTATTTAAAAAAATAAGCCCGATTGTAACAATCGAGGCTCTGCTCGGACGATACTCGTCATACAAAGGAATCATAAAAACCTATTCTATTTCTTTTTAATTTCTTTTATGGCTCTATTAAGTTGAGGATCTTTCTTTTCGCTTACGTCTTTTTCTGTTATTTTAATTTTAATATCTGGCTCAATGCCTTTACCTTCAATAAACTTTCCAGATGGCAAAAGCCAATGAGCTGTTGTTATTTTTAGGGCTGAACTATCACTTAAGTTAATAAGCTCCTGAACAGTGCCTTTGCCAAATGTCTTCTCTCCTATTAATATGGTTTTTTGATTATTTTCTTTTATTGCGCCAGCCAAAATTTCAGAAGCCGAAGCGGACCCTTCATCGATTAGAATTATCATTTTAAACCTAGCAAAACTAGCGGGACCTTCAGATTTTATATTCTCTATCTTCCCTTGCCCAAAATCTTGCTTTAAAATTATTTTATTTCTTGGAACAAAAAATTCTCCAATATTTATTGCAGAGTCAAGAAATCCTCCAGGATTTCCTCTCAAATCAAGTATCATACTATCTGTGCCACTTTTTAAAACTTCTTCTACCGCCTTTTCAAATTCTGTATAAGTATTCTCGTAAAAATTAAAAATTTGCAAATAGGCAATATTTCCGTCAAGCATTTTGAAATTTAAAACTGGTATTTTAACTTTAGATCTTTTTATTTTGACATTAAAAGTTTTTTTACTTCTTTTAATCTTTAAATTAACAATTGTTCCTGCTTTGCCGCGAATTTTCATCACAGCCTGAACTAAAGTCATATCACTCGTATTTTTTCCGTCTATTTGTAAAATTTTATCATTTGCCATAATACCCGCCGCTTCTGCCGGAGTTCCTTTAAGTGGCGCAACAACAGTTAATTGATTATCTTTTATTGTAATTTCAGCACCAATACCTTCATAAGAGCCTGTTAATTCTTCTCCTAGTTGAGAATTCTCTTTTGGATTAAGAAAATCTGAATATGAGTCACCAAGACTACCAACAATTCCATCTATTGCTCCATATATCATTTCCTGTTCTTTTTCTTCTGAATATCCATAGAACTTATTCCTAATCTGAGACCATGCTTCAAAAATCGTGCCATAACGAGCACCTTCAATTAATTCTACTTTCTGTGCTTGAAAATAATATCCGCCGATTAAAAAACCAATAAAAAATACCAGCACAAAAAGAATTATATTTTTTAATTTGGAGTTTTGTTTTATTTTAAGCATCGGTTTCATAAAAATTTATTTTCCTACTTTAGTTATCTCTTCCTCTTCTTTGTTTTCTTTTTCTTCAGTTAAAGCTCCTTCTTTAAAAATATTCTTTGCAACTTTCTGTATTTCGGAAAAATCTCCGGCTTTTGGTAATAATATATAAGCACCTCCCGCTGATTGAGTAGAATAAAGATAATTAGTATTATCAAAAACAACTTGTTCCACCTCGGCAACGTCAAACTTAGAAGCATTCTTTACTAAATACTGAATTTGAGAACCATTTAAGTCTGTTCTAATATTTTCTTCAATACTATTAAAGACATTCCAAATTTTATCTGGCCTTGTAAGCGTCTTTAAAGAAAAAGCTTTCTCCTCTAGTGCTAAAACCACTTTTTGTTGCCTTTCCATTCTTGCAAAATCAGAATCATATTTTCTCATACCCACATAACCCAAAACCTCACTACCATCTAAATAATTTTCTCCCGGTCTAATTTGAACTTCATGTCCATAAAAATTCTCATAAAACCATTTATCTTCATGAACAGTAATTCCTCCAACAGAATCAACTATTTCTTTTAAAGCGTCAACATCCACAACAATAACAAAATCAATATCAAGACCAATAACTTCTGATATTGCTTCTTTTGCCATTCTTATTCCTTCTTTAGGATCTCCCTTACCATTAAATCCTGCTGCATAAGCAGAGTTTATTTTTTGACTTCCATTGCCCGGAATATCAATCCAAAGGTCTCTTGGAATAGAAACTATCGCAGCTTTGCCCGTTTCTTTTTCGTAAGAAAGAACCATTATACTGTCAGTTAAAATTCCTCCGCCGCTTGCTTTTTCACCCCTATTTCCAAGAATTAAAACGTCCCATCTTTTATCTTTGTTTGGATCAAAGAGAGATTCACCCGTACTTACGGTTGAAAAAGTATTAACTCCTTTAATTAAAATAACAGCAGCTACGCCAGCCACCAAAATAATAAAAATTATAATTATTCTTTTTAAAATTTTTTCCATAATTTTACTTAAAAATATGCCCCGCACAGGACTCGAACCTGTAACTTACTGCTTAAAAGGCAGTTACTCTACCAATTGAGTTAGCGGGGCAAATTTTATAAAAAAGCTTTAAAGCCAAAACTAAACGTAATAATTTTACTTTAAAATATAAAAAAATCAACACCCCTTGTTAATCTTTTGGAGGAATACCAAGATAATTAAAAAGATACTGATTTATCTCTTTAGCAACCGGGGCTAATGAATCAGAAGAAAATCTTGGACCTCCTCTTGGTCCATCCATTTTTATCAATAAAATAAACTCTGATTTAAAAGCAGGGGCAAAGTTTATAAAAGACTGAATGGTACGCGAAGAATAACCGCTCTTTTGAATACCAAAATAAGAATAAGAAGCCTGAGCGGTTCCCGTCTTTCCCGCGATTAAATATCCTTTTACGGCCGCTTTTTTACCGTAGCCATTTTTTACAGCACTTACCATCATTGCAGATGTTCTGCTTGCAGATTCTGGAGAAATAACTTTTCTAACTTTTTTTGTTTTTATTTCTTCTACTTTTCCATTCTGATGTATAATTTTTTTAACTATATGTGGCTTTACCATCTCTCCTTCGTTGGCAATCGCGCTAAAAGCCATAAGTATCTGGACAGGATTTGCAGTTATCCCTTGCCCAAAAGATGCATTTGCGCATTCTATTAATTTTGCATTTGAACGGGGGTGTAAAATATTCTCTATATCTCCAGCTTCTTCACCATAAAAATCTATGTTGGTTTTTTTACCAAAACCAAACTTCTTAACGTATTGAACAAACTTTGTCCTCCCAATTTTTTGCTGCATAAAAACTGCTCCTGTGTTTAAAGAAAATTCAATGACTTGAGTCATTGTTTTTGTGCCATGTGCTTTAAGGTCTGAATTTTTAATAGCAAAGCCCGATATTTTAAGCACTCCTTTGTCGACATATTTTGTATCTGGAGTTACAACTTTCTCTTCAAGAGCTATTGATGCAGTAAGTGGTTTAAAAATTGATCCAGGTTCAAAAGGCAAAACAGCTGGGTTTTTAAAAACACTAACATCTTTTTCTTTTTGATAATTATTGGGATCAAAATTAGGAGAAGAAGCCATCCCTAATATCTCTCCTGTTTTTGGAGACATAACTATAATTGTCGCATTATCTGGTTTATATTTTTCAAAAAGCTCCTTTGCTTTATTTTCTAAAAAAAATTGTATATTAGAATCAATTGTAAGTATCAAATCACTCCCATCCACAGGATCTTTAACTTGATTTTGCACAGAAAATATTGGATCTTGATTTGCATCCACAACACCTCTCCTAAAACCATCTTTTCCGGCAAGTTGTTTCTCATGATAACCCTCTATACCATATTGACCAACTTTCTTTTTGCCGGTCTGATCAAACCCATAAAAACCAATAAGACTTGAGGCAATCTCTCCCTGGGGATAAAATCTATTAAAATATGGCTCTAAATGAACTCCTGGAATGTCTTCAATTTTTTCTGTTTTTGAAAGGGAAACTTTATTTTTAATAATTATCCAGGGATCATTGCTTTTTATTTTTGACGATAAAGATGATTCTGAAATACTAAGCGCTAAAGACAATTTAGAAATTAATTCCTGTCTATTTTTTATTTCTCTTGGAGCAACGGCAACATTTGCAACTCCCTGATTTTCTGCGAGTAATGTTGCCTCGTCCGAGAAAAAAACCTTACCTCTCTTTGCGTATATTTTTTTCTCTTTAATATGTTGACTTTCTGCTAGGGTTTTATATTTTTTATAATCTTTCACCTGTAGATAGAATAAGCGGCCCAAGATGACCGCTCCTAATAAAATAAAAAAAGAAAATAAAAGGTATAAACGAAAATCCGAATGATCTTTCTTCATTATTATTTTAAAATTAGTTATTTAGTAATAAATTATTTAAAGCTATTTTTCAAGAGAAAGGCTGCCGACTTCAGAAAGTTTAACAAACCTTACGTTTTTTGCTTCTACTAATTTTAATTTATCCGCTGCTGCCTTTATTCTTTTTATTGAGGCATTTTCAATGATTTCGGATTCAAGAGCCTGAGTTTTTGTCTCTACCTCTGTTGATTTTTCCACAATTTTTCTTAGGTTAAAATTCGCCTCAACTAATTGTAAAT
This region of Candidatus Paceibacterota bacterium genomic DNA includes:
- a CDS encoding S41 family peptidase; the protein is MKPMLKIKQNSKLKNIILFVLVFFIGFLIGGYYFQAQKVELIEGARYGTIFEAWSQIRNKFYGYSEEKEQEMIYGAIDGIVGSLGDSYSDFLNPKENSQLGEELTGSYEGIGAEITIKDNQLTVVAPLKGTPAEAAGIMANDKILQIDGKNTSDMTLVQAVMKIRGKAGTIVNLKIKRSKKTFNVKIKRSKVKIPVLNFKMLDGNIAYLQIFNFYENTYTEFEKAVEEVLKSGTDSMILDLRGNPGGFLDSAINIGEFFVPRNKIILKQDFGQGKIENIKSEGPASFARFKMIILIDEGSASASEILAGAIKENNQKTILIGEKTFGKGTVQELINLSDSSALKITTAHWLLPSGKFIEGKGIEPDIKIKITEKDVSEKKDPQLNRAIKEIKKK
- a CDS encoding penicillin-binding protein 2: MKKDHSDFRLYLLFSFFILLGAVILGRLFYLQVKDYKKYKTLAESQHIKEKKIYAKRGKVFFSDEATLLAENQGVANVAVAPREIKNRQELISKLSLALSISESSLSSKIKSNDPWIIIKNKVSLSKTEKIEDIPGVHLEPYFNRFYPQGEIASSLIGFYGFDQTGKKKVGQYGIEGYHEKQLAGKDGFRRGVVDANQDPIFSVQNQVKDPVDGSDLILTIDSNIQFFLENKAKELFEKYKPDNATIIVMSPKTGEILGMASSPNFDPNNYQKEKDVSVFKNPAVLPFEPGSIFKPLTASIALEEKVVTPDTKYVDKGVLKISGFAIKNSDLKAHGTKTMTQVIEFSLNTGAVFMQQKIGRTKFVQYVKKFGFGKKTNIDFYGEEAGDIENILHPRSNAKLIECANASFGQGITANPVQILMAFSAIANEGEMVKPHIVKKIIHQNGKVEEIKTKKVRKVISPESASRTSAMMVSAVKNGYGKKAAVKGYLIAGKTGTAQASYSYFGIQKSGYSSRTIQSFINFAPAFKSEFILLIKMDGPRGGPRFSSDSLAPVAKEINQYLFNYLGIPPKD
- a CDS encoding rhomboid family intramembrane serine protease, whose amino-acid sequence is MIPLYDEYRPSRASIVTIGLIFLNTIIFFLSFNNLEAIVNKFGLIPQNILLGKELYTVFTSMFLHAGFLHLIGNMWFLWVFGNNLEAAMGRFRYLLFYLLCGFFASFIFVFLSQEKLLSIVGASGAISGILGGYFILFPKHKIKSFLLVFVFPLFFSVPAVVFLVIWILFQVFYPVPGVATGAHLIGFLAGLLLVKTLKKG
- a CDS encoding LCP family protein, which gives rise to MEKILKRIIIIFIILVAGVAAVILIKGVNTFSTVSTGESLFDPNKDKRWDVLILGNRGEKASGGGILTDSIMVLSYEKETGKAAIVSIPRDLWIDIPGNGSQKINSAYAAGFNGKGDPKEGIRMAKEAISEVIGLDIDFVIVVDVDALKEIVDSVGGITVHEDKWFYENFYGHEVQIRPGENYLDGSEVLGYVGMRKYDSDFARMERQQKVVLALEEKAFSLKTLTRPDKIWNVFNSIEENIRTDLNGSQIQYLVKNASKFDVAEVEQVVFDNTNYLYSTQSAGGAYILLPKAGDFSEIQKVAKNIFKEGALTEEKENKEEEEITKVGK